Part of the bacterium genome, GGTGCCGATCTACCTGGGCGAGCAGCCGGCCAGGGCGGGGGCGGCCCAGCCGCAGGTGAAGCTGTGCCTGCTGGCCTCGGGCCCGCAGGCGCCGCAGGCGGCACTCAACGGGACGGCGCTGCCGGCGGGGCAGGCCGCGGGCAAGTGGTGGGAGTACGCCGTCCCACCGCAGGCGGTCAAGCCAGGGGAGAACCGGGTGGCGGTCAGCCTGGCCCCGCAGGCTGCCGGGACCGACCAGCCGTGGGAAGTGAGCTGGACGGGCGACAAGAAGCCGGCCCAACCCTGGAGCAGCGACCGCCCCAGCGCAGACGTCACCGCCGAGATCAAGGACGGCGCCCTGCTCATCGCCGACCGGGGCATCGCGGGCGGCAACTACCTGTACTACTACTACTCGTGGAATGCCAGCCCGGAGCGCGAGGCGATGGCGGAGGTCGAGGTGAAGGCCATCTCGGGCCTGAGCAACATCATCGTCTCCAACGGCGTGGCCTGCGACCGCGTGGGGATCTTTCCCGACCACATCGCGATGTACTCCACCCACGCCCGCTACGACATGAACACGACCGACGACTTCCACACCTATCGCCTGGAGCTGAAGGGCCAGGACCTGAAGGTGCTTGTGGACGGCAAGGTGGCGCTGGACTCGACAGGCAAGTTCACCGACCCCTCGCCCGCGGGGCGCAACGCGCTGCAGATCGGCGCAGCCACGAGCAGCGAGCTCGGCGAGGCCCTGTGGCGGGCCGTACGTCTGCGGACCGGGGCCATGACCCTCTTCGATCTGGTGATGAGGTTCGACTATCCGTGAGCAATTGCTTGGAGGCGCAAGGTGGGCAAGTTCATGAAGGACCTGCTGGAGGCCCCATGGTACGAGGCTGACCCGGCCCTGTGGGTGCAGCGACGGGAGAAGATCCAGGAGGCGTTTGTGGGGCTGCTGGGCGACAGCGATGTGGTTCCACCCGCCGACCCTGGTCTGCAGTGGCACGAGGAGACGCGGGAGGATGGCTTGACCATCCGCAAGCTCAGCTTCCTGTCCGAGCCGGAGGACCGCATCTACGCCTACCTGGTCGTTCCAGACGGCCTGACTGGGCCGGCGCCCGCGGTCGTGTGCATCCACGGCACGACCGCCGACGCCAAGGAGGCGTGCTTGGGGCGTGGGGAGAAGCCCGGCGGCTCCAACGGCACCGCCATAGACCTGGCCCGCCGGGGTTTTGTCACCCTCTCCCCCGACCACTTCTGCGCGGGCGAGCGACTCAAGCCGGGCGAGGCGCCCTATGATCCCCGCCCCTTCTACGCGCGCCACCCGCAGTGGAGTGAGATGGGCAAGGACATCTACGACCACCAGCTCTGCCTGGATGTGCTGCAGGGACTTCCCGAGGTGGATGGCAGCCGGCTCGGGTGCATCGGGCACTCCCTCGGCGGCTATGGGTCGGTCTTCCTCGCGGCGATGGATGAACGCATCCGGGCGGGGGTGTCCAGTTGCGGCATTACCCTGTGGGCCGCCGACCCGCTGAAGTTCAACTGGTCGCGCTTCCACGCCGGGGAGTATGTCCACTTCCCGAAGCTGCGCGACTTCTGGCGCAAGGGCCTGCCCGCGCCGGTGGACTTCCACGAGATCATGGCCCTCATCGCCCCGCGCGCGTTCCTGAACGTCAGCGCGGTCGGCAATGATAGCTGCTTCCCGATCTTTGAGCCGTTCGCGGAACTGTACTGCCAGGTGGAGAGCGTCTACAAGATGCTGGGCGCGGAGGGCAAGTTCGCCTGCCACTTCCACTCGTCGGGGCACTCGTTCAACGCCTCGCCGCGTGGGCTGGCGTATGCGTGGCTGGAGGAACAGCTCGGTGCCGATGGCTGATGGCGCCACACGGCAGGGGCACATGGAGCAGGGCCGGCCGATGGGCGGAGGAAGGCCGTGGGGGCCATGGCGGAATGAGGGAGAGCACATGGTTACACCTATGGGTGGGGTTACACTCCGCGGCGGGTCAGTGATGACCATCACGATGGTCGAGCCGCCGCAGGAGGATGTGGCGCAGCGGCTTCTGCACTTCCTGGAGCACAAGGACAACGACAGCTACCGCGGCATCCGGCAACGGCTGGAGGGCATGTACGCGTCGCACTGCCTGGACCGCTACTTCATCGGCGAGGTGGAGGGGCGGATCGTGGGGCACGTCTGGTACGGTCTGCCACGCGGCGGCGCGGGCGAGCCCACGTGGGGCGTCGGTAACTTCGGGCATGTCTATACCGAGCCCGAGTGGCGCGGCCAGGGCATCGCCTCCGAGATCGTGCGCGTGCTGGTAGACCACTTCAACGCCGAGCCGCAGGGCAAGTGCTTGCTGTGCTCCGCCAGCGCCCAGTCCGGCCGCATCTACCGCAAGTACGGCTTCGAGTTCATCCCCCCGACCGCGGAGTCCGGCGCGATGGGGCTGGTCAAGGGCGAGACCTTCGCCGAGTTGGAGCAGCGCTACTTCGCGCCGGACCGGCCGGTGCACGTGCGCGAGGGACACGTCGGCCACCGGCACGATGTGGACCGGATGATGGACTTCTCCCCGGCCTGGATCGAGGCCCGCCGGCACTGGCACCCCGCGTTCCTCAGCAGCAGCGTGCCCACGTACATGGCCGCGCTGCACAAGGTCGAGGACGGGCGCGGGCTGCTGACCGTGCTGCAGACCGAGGATGGCAGCGTGCTGGGCTATGCGACCGTGCTCAACCTCGGGTCGCCCTACGAGGCAAACCTGCGAACGCTGGACTTCGCCGTCCACCCGCACTACCTGGACCAGGCCGGGACGCTGCTGACCGAGACGCTCACCATGGCGCAGCAGGAGGGCCTCCCCCGCCCCCACGCCTTCGTCGCCGCCTGCGACGAGAGCAAGCTCGCGGCGCTGCGGGAGGCGGGCTTCAGCGTCAGCCACACCTTCACCGGAGCCTTCGTCCTCGGCGGCACGGCGCATGATCTGCTGATGCTGCAGAGCTGACCAAGGGGTGAGTGATGGCTCGCTTTGCCCGTGTCTCTGTTGTCGCCTACCCGGCCTGCGCCGGTGGGCCAGACTGGATCGAGCGCACGCGCGAGTCGGTCATCGCCCACCTGCGCGAGGCGGGGCGGGCCAGGCCCGACCTCGTCGTGTTCCCCGAGGGCCTCAACTGCCGTGGCCACACGCGCGAGCTGTGGTGGGAGGTGGCCGAGCCCATCCCGGGCCCGACGTTCGCGGCTGTCGCTGAGGTGGCGGCGGAACTGGGGTGTTTCGTCGTGCTGCCACTGATCGAGCACGCGGGGACGCATTTGCTCAACACGGCGGCCTTCATCGGGCGCGACGGCGGCCTGGTCGGCAAGTACCACAAGATCATGCCGACGATGATGGAACTGGAGTTCGGCGTGCGCCCGGGCACCGAGGCGCCGGCCTTCACGCTGGACTTCGGCCGCGTTGGCGCCGCCATCTGCTTCGACATCCACTACGACCATGTCGGACGCATGCTGGCCGACAGCGGGTGCGAACTGGTGTGCTTCGTGGCGCAGACGCGCGGCGGCGACCGCCTGCTGCACTGGGTGCGTGACTACGGGTATTACATCGCGACGAGCTACCCGGAGATGTCGTACCTCGTGGACATGGCCGGGCGCTTCCTGGGCCAGACGGGGTGGGAGATGGACCAGGTGCGGGCCGGCCTCGTCCCGCCCATCTGCTCGGCGGTCATCAACATGGACCGTATGCTCTTCCACCTGGCTGGCAACCAGGACAAGTTCCCCGAGATACTCAAGAAGTACGGCCCCGGTGTGGAGATCGAGATCCACTACCCCGAGGCCCACTGCACGATCGCTTCGCTCATGGATGACGTGACGGTGGAGGACCTCGTGGCGGAGTTCGAGTTGGAACCGTGGGTGGACTACCTCAACCGCTGCCGGCGGGTGCGGGAGGAGCATCTGCCGTGAGGGTGCCTGGCGCTCGATCCGCTACAGCAGCCCGTTGCGCTTCAGGATCGCCTCGATTGCCGCGTCCTGCTCGGGCGTCGTGGGCGTGAACGGGTGCGAGGTGTAGGGCTCGCACAGGCCCAGCAGCGACATCGCCTTCTTCAGCCCCGACAGCGCGCTGCCAGGCTTGGTGAAGAAGACCGTGGTGACATCGGACACCACGGGCTGCAGCTTGCGCACGGCCGGGACATCGCCTCGCGCCGCCGCCTCATACAGCTCCACGCACAGCTTCGGGCACAGGTTGCAGATGCCCAGCAGGCCGCCGTCGCCGCCCATCAGCACACTGGCCCCGACGAAGAACTCCGAGCCGTTGAGCACCGTGAAGTCCGTATCCTTCATGCGGTGGATCAGGTCGAAGTGCAGGATCGGGTCCACGGCGCTGTCCTTGACGCCGTGGATGTTCGGGTGGTGGGACAGCTCCTGCAGCGTGTCGGCCGAGAGCGGCACCTGGGTGCGCTGGGGCACGTTGTAGATGTACAGCGGGATCGGGCAGGCGTCCGCCAGGCCGGTGAAGAAGCGGACGGCTTCCGCGCCCGCGTGGACGTAGTAGTACGGGAGCGTGGCCACGGCGGCTTCGGCGCCCAGGTCGGCGGCGATCTTCGCCCGGTCTATGGCGCGGGCGGTGCCGACATCGGCCACGTGCGCCAGGATCGGCACGCGATGGTTGACCTCGTCTATGACCCATTCGTGCAGTTGGCGCCAGTCCTCATCCCGCAGGATCGGCCCCTCGCCGGTCGAGCCGCCCACGAAGAAGCCGCTCACCCCGCCCTCAAGCTGGTACTGCACCAGCTTGCGGATACCGGCCTCGTCGGGCCGCCCGTCCTCCAGCAGCGGTGTCGCCAGCGCCGGCACGATGCCCTTCAACTTCTCAGCCATGGGTCTCTCTCCTCACGTCCTGCCATCTTCTGAGTGCTCTGCGACAGGAGTTTCGCCGCGGGCGGGCGAACCCCTCTTCCACAGGAGGAGAACCCCATGCGCGTGTACATTCTGACCGACCTCGAAGGCGTCTCGGGCCTGACGATGTGGAGCCAGTGCGGCCCCGACGGCGGCGACGCCTACCAGATGGCACGGCGGCTGCTGATGGGCGATGTCAACGCGGCCGTGGACGGCTGCTACGACGGCGGCGCCACGGAAGTCGTGGTGCTCGACGGTCACGGCTGGCCCTGCAACATGCACCCGGAGCTGATGCACCCGGGGGCCGAGTACCTCTGCGGCCGTGGCTTCCCCCGAGGCTGGGACATGGACCGCAGCTTCGACCTGGGGATGCAGGTCGGCGCCCATTCCATGAACCGCACGAAGGACGGCGTGCTGTGCCACACCCAGAACCACGCGACCGACGCCCGCTACTGGTACAACGGGCGGGAGATGGGCGAGTTGGGCCAGGGCGCCATCGAGATGGCCCACTTCGGCTTCCCCTGCGTGTTCGTCAGCGGCGATGTGGCGGCATGTCGGGAGGCGAAGGAGTTCTTCGGCGAGCACTGCGTCACGGTCGCCGTCAAGCAGGGCCTGGGGCGGCAGTGCGCGCGGCTCATGGCGCCGGCGAAGACGCGCGAGCTGATCCGCGCGGGCGCCTGCGAAGCGATGAAGCGCGGCCAGCAGGTGCCGCTCTTCACCATTGAGTTCCCCGCGCGGGCGCGGCTGGAGGCGCTCGAGGAGCGCGCGCCGGACGAATGGACCTGGGAGCAGATCGAGGCCGCCCCGCACCGCGTGCATGAGGGCGTGTGCGAGACGGCGCTGGATATCTACGGCTTCTGAACCACGGGAACGGTGAGGCGGGAACCCGGGGGGACGTGAGGGTAGCATGGGTTCGGCCTGGCGCTACCGACTGCAGGGCGCAGTGGCGATGCTGGTGGTGCTGCTCGTGGCCACCATCGTCTACTACTGGGTCGGCTCCGGCTGGTTCACCTACCTGGGCTGGAAGCCGCGGGTGGTGGATGTCACCGCGCCGGCCCAGTACCCACTGGCCACGCCCCGGAACGACATCCCCGGCCTGAGCAACTTCGCCCGCGTGTCGCGCAACCTCTACCGCGGTGCTGATGCCGACGCCGCCGGCTACCGCATGCTCAAGCTGATGGGGGTGCGCACAATCGTGGACCTGCAGGAGTTCCACAGCGACCGGCAGGCCCTGCAAGGCCTCGGCCTGCGCTACGTGCACATTCCCATGAACCCCTCCGAGCTGGACGATGACGAGGTCGCGGCCTTTCTGCAGGTCGTGCGCGACCCGGACTGCCAGCCGGTGTTCGTCCACTGCAAGGCCGGGTCGGACCGCACGGGAACGGTGGTGGCGATCTACCGGGTGATGGAACAGCACTGGCCCCCCGAGCAGGCTGCGCTGGAGTTGCCGCGCTTCGGCTTCCACGAGATCTTCGTCCCCCTGCAGGAGTACCTCAAGGAGCTTGATCGCGGCAAGCTGAACAGCCTTGCCGCCACCCAGCCCCCGCCGCAAGTCGTCATCATCCCCTGAGAGCGCCGCCGCGCTGCCGAGCGCCGTCGTGCCCCCACACGATTGACAGGCGGACCCCTGTGGCACTACAATCAGGCTCTAATCTGAGTGCATAGCCGGAGATTGTCTCGATGCGTCAGTTTCGTCTTCCTGTTGCGCTGTCATTGCTACTTGGCTTCAGTGTCCTGCTCTTCGCCGGTTGCCCCCGCACCAACGCGCCCTCGTCCAGCGGACCGGCGGCCGCCACCGAACCTACCGCACCGAGCGGTGGCACGGTGTCGCTGACGCTGGCCGCCTACACCGTGCCCAAAGAGGCCTATCAGAAGGTCGTCATCCCCGCCTTCCAGGCGTACTGGAAGCAGAAGACGGGGCAGGAAGTGAAGTTCGTCGAGTCCTACGAGGCCAGCGGGGCGCAGAGCCGCGCCATCTGTGCGGGCCTGGAGGCCGATGTGGCCTGCCTGTCGCTGGCGGCCGATGTGGACCGCATCAAGGACAAGGGCCTCATCACCCACGACTGGACCGCCGCCGACCACGGGGGGATGATCACCCACTCCGTCGTGGCGCTGGGGGTGCGGGTGGGCAATCCGAAGCACATCACCGGCGACTGGGAGAGCCTCGCCCGGCCCGGCGTCGAGGTGCTGTGCCCCAACCCGGAGACCTCGGGCGGGGCCCAGTGGGATGTCAACGCGATCTACGGTGGGGCCCTGAAGCGCAGCGAGAAGCAGGGCAAGAGGGACGAGACATACGCGGCCGACCTGCTCCGGCGCATCCGCCAGAACATCAAGGTCATGGATAAGAGCGGTCGCGCCTCGATGACCACCTTTGAGACCGGCGTGGGCGATGTCGTCATCACCTACGAGAACGAGCTGAAGCTGCGCAACCTGCAGGCCCACAAGTACGACGTGATCCTGCCGGACGCCACGTTGCTCATCGAGAACCCCGCCGCGCTGGTGGACGTCAACGCCGACAAGCACGGCGTGCGCCAGGTCGCCGAGGCGTTCGTCAGGTTCCTGTGGACCGCCGCAGCCCAGCGCGGCTTCGCGCAGCATGGCTTCCGGTCCGTGGACCCGGCTGTCGCCAGGGAGTTCGCGGACCAGTACCCCGTGCCGCCGCAGCTCTTCACCATGGAGTACCTGGGCGGCTGGGATACCGTCAACAAGACCATCTACGGCCCCGACGGCCTGTGGGCCAGGATTGGTCGCGAGCAGTAGCGTCCGAGCCAAGAGAGCAGACGTGTCGTGACAGCCATTGCGCGAGACATCACGAACCGGGGGCGGAGCGGCAACGTGGCCGCCTACGGCCTCCGCGCCGTGGCCGTGGGCTACGTGGGCCTCCTGGTCGTGTTGCCGCTGCTGGCGGTTGTCGCGGCGGCGGGCCGCATGCCGCTGCCTCAGCTCTGGCGCCACCTGACGGAGCCGGAGGCGCTGCACGCCCTGGCGCTTACCGTGGCCGCCGCGCTGCTGGTGGCGGGGCTGAGCCTGGTCACCGGCACCGCCATCGCGTACGTGCTGGTGCGGTACCGCTTCCCCGGCAAGTCCCTGCTCAACTCGCTCATTGACCTCCCCTTCGCCATCCCCACAGTCGTGACGGGTCTGATGCTGGTCGTGCTGTACGGCCCGCAGAGCCTGCTCGGCGGCTTCCTGGGGGCGCACGGCGTCCAGATCATGTACGCCCGGCCGGGCATCGTGCTGGCCCTGCTGTTCGTGACCTTCCCCTTTGTCGTCCGTGCCGTGCAGCCGGTGTTGCAGGAGATGGACCTGGAGACCGAGGAGGCGGCTCAGACGCTGGGAGCCGGCGGGTGGCTCATCTTCCGGCGGATCACATTGCCGACCATCATGCCGGCGCTGGCCACGGGCGTGACGCTGACGTTTGCCCGCGCCCTGGGCGAGTTCGGCTCCATTGTCATCGTCTCGGGCAACATCCCGCTCAAGACGCAGGTGGCCTCGGTGTATGTGTACGGCCAGGTGGAGAGCTGGCAGCCGGAGGCGGCGACCGCC contains:
- a CDS encoding GNAT family N-acetyltransferase, yielding MVTPMGGVTLRGGSVMTITMVEPPQEDVAQRLLHFLEHKDNDSYRGIRQRLEGMYASHCLDRYFIGEVEGRIVGHVWYGLPRGGAGEPTWGVGNFGHVYTEPEWRGQGIASEIVRVLVDHFNAEPQGKCLLCSASAQSGRIYRKYGFEFIPPTAESGAMGLVKGETFAELEQRYFAPDRPVHVREGHVGHRHDVDRMMDFSPAWIEARRHWHPAFLSSSVPTYMAALHKVEDGRGLLTVLQTEDGSVLGYATVLNLGSPYEANLRTLDFAVHPHYLDQAGTLLTETLTMAQQEGLPRPHAFVAACDESKLAALREAGFSVSHTFTGAFVLGGTAHDLLMLQS
- a CDS encoding carbon-nitrogen hydrolase family protein — encoded protein: MARFARVSVVAYPACAGGPDWIERTRESVIAHLREAGRARPDLVVFPEGLNCRGHTRELWWEVAEPIPGPTFAAVAEVAAELGCFVVLPLIEHAGTHLLNTAAFIGRDGGLVGKYHKIMPTMMELEFGVRPGTEAPAFTLDFGRVGAAICFDIHYDHVGRMLADSGCELVCFVAQTRGGDRLLHWVRDYGYYIATSYPEMSYLVDMAGRFLGQTGWEMDQVRAGLVPPICSAVINMDRMLFHLAGNQDKFPEILKKYGPGVEIEIHYPEAHCTIASLMDDVTVEDLVAEFELEPWVDYLNRCRRVREEHLP
- a CDS encoding dihydrodipicolinate synthase family protein, yielding MAEKLKGIVPALATPLLEDGRPDEAGIRKLVQYQLEGGVSGFFVGGSTGEGPILRDEDWRQLHEWVIDEVNHRVPILAHVADVGTARAIDRAKIAADLGAEAAVATLPYYYVHAGAEAVRFFTGLADACPIPLYIYNVPQRTQVPLSADTLQELSHHPNIHGVKDSAVDPILHFDLIHRMKDTDFTVLNGSEFFVGASVLMGGDGGLLGICNLCPKLCVELYEAAARGDVPAVRKLQPVVSDVTTVFFTKPGSALSGLKKAMSLLGLCEPYTSHPFTPTTPEQDAAIEAILKRNGLL
- a CDS encoding M55 family metallopeptidase, with translation MRVYILTDLEGVSGLTMWSQCGPDGGDAYQMARRLLMGDVNAAVDGCYDGGATEVVVLDGHGWPCNMHPELMHPGAEYLCGRGFPRGWDMDRSFDLGMQVGAHSMNRTKDGVLCHTQNHATDARYWYNGREMGELGQGAIEMAHFGFPCVFVSGDVAACREAKEFFGEHCVTVAVKQGLGRQCARLMAPAKTRELIRAGACEAMKRGQQVPLFTIEFPARARLEALEERAPDEWTWEQIEAAPHRVHEGVCETALDIYGF
- a CDS encoding tyrosine-protein phosphatase translates to MGSAWRYRLQGAVAMLVVLLVATIVYYWVGSGWFTYLGWKPRVVDVTAPAQYPLATPRNDIPGLSNFARVSRNLYRGADADAAGYRMLKLMGVRTIVDLQEFHSDRQALQGLGLRYVHIPMNPSELDDDEVAAFLQVVRDPDCQPVFVHCKAGSDRTGTVVAIYRVMEQHWPPEQAALELPRFGFHEIFVPLQEYLKELDRGKLNSLAATQPPPQVVIIP
- a CDS encoding sulfate ABC transporter substrate-binding protein gives rise to the protein MRQFRLPVALSLLLGFSVLLFAGCPRTNAPSSSGPAAATEPTAPSGGTVSLTLAAYTVPKEAYQKVVIPAFQAYWKQKTGQEVKFVESYEASGAQSRAICAGLEADVACLSLAADVDRIKDKGLITHDWTAADHGGMITHSVVALGVRVGNPKHITGDWESLARPGVEVLCPNPETSGGAQWDVNAIYGGALKRSEKQGKRDETYAADLLRRIRQNIKVMDKSGRASMTTFETGVGDVVITYENELKLRNLQAHKYDVILPDATLLIENPAALVDVNADKHGVRQVAEAFVRFLWTAAAQRGFAQHGFRSVDPAVAREFADQYPVPPQLFTMEYLGGWDTVNKTIYGPDGLWARIGREQ
- the cysT gene encoding sulfate ABC transporter permease subunit CysT, giving the protein MTAIARDITNRGRSGNVAAYGLRAVAVGYVGLLVVLPLLAVVAAAGRMPLPQLWRHLTEPEALHALALTVAAALLVAGLSLVTGTAIAYVLVRYRFPGKSLLNSLIDLPFAIPTVVTGLMLVVLYGPQSLLGGFLGAHGVQIMYARPGIVLALLFVTFPFVVRAVQPVLQEMDLETEEAAQTLGAGGWLIFRRITLPTIMPALATGVTLTFARALGEFGSIVIVSGNIPLKTQVASVYVYGQVESWQPEAATAMSLVLLLASLAFLVAADLLQRRRVRRHER